A single window of Mangifera indica cultivar Alphonso chromosome 18, CATAS_Mindica_2.1, whole genome shotgun sequence DNA harbors:
- the LOC123202024 gene encoding F-box protein PP2-A15-like isoform X2, whose translation MGASLSNLTDNGATLGPGLGDIPESCVACVFLYLTPPEICNLARLNRAFRGAASSDSVWEKKLPPNYQDLLYFMPSERYQHLSKKDIFALLSRPVLFDDGNKEVWIDRVTGRVCMSISAQAMAITGIEDRRYWNWISTEESRFHVVAYLQQIWWFEVDGVAKFHFPPDVYTVSFRLHLGRFSKRLGWRVCNFENTHGWDIKPVRLELSTSDGQQASCECCLDETEQGDANGNHKRGCWIDYKVGEFIVTNSETATEVRFSVKQIDCTHSKGGLCVDSVFIIPSHLKERKRKGFLK comes from the exons ATGGGCGCGTCGCTATCTAACCTTACCGATAACGGTGCGACCCTGGGTCCGGGACTGGGGGACATACCGGAGAGTTGCGTGGCTTGCGTGTTTTTGTACTTGACTCCCCCGGAGATTTGTAATCTCGCCAGATTAAACCGCGCCTTTCGTGGTGCGGCGTCGTCGGACTCCGTTTGGGAAAAGAAGCTTCCGCCGAATTATCAAGATCTGCTCTATTTTATGCCCTCTGAACGCTATCAACATTTGTctaaaaaagacatttttgctCTCCTCTCTCGTCCCGTTCTCTTCGACGATGGAAATAAG GAAGTGTGGATAGATAGAGTTACGGGAAGAGTTTGCATGTCAATATCAGCACAAGCGATGGCAATAACGGGAATTGAAGATCGTAGATACTGGAATTGGATTTCTACTGAAGAATCTAG ATTCCATGTTGTGGCCTACTTGCAACAAATATGGTGGTTTGAGGTAGATGGTGTAGCGAAGTTCCATTTTCCCCCTGATGTCTATACTGTGTCATTCAggcttcatctgggaagatttTCCAAAAGGTTGGGATGGCGAGTGTGTAATTTTGAGAACACCCATGGTTGGGATATAAAGCCTGTACGATTAGAGTTGTCTACTTCAGATGGTCAGCAAGCATCATGTGAATGTTGTTTAGATGAGACTGAACAAGGAGATGCAAATGGCAACCATAAGCGTGGATGCTGGATAGATTATAAGGTTGGTGAATTTATTGTTACCAACTCAGAAACAGCAACTGAAGTTAGGTTTTCAGTGAAACAGATTGATTGCACACACTCCAAAGGCGGGCTTTGTGTGGATTCTGTGTTTATCATCCCTAGTCATTTGAAAGAGCGGAAGAGGAAGGGGTTTTTAAAGTAG
- the LOC123202024 gene encoding F-box protein PP2-A15-like isoform X1: protein MGASLSNLTDNGATLGPGLGDIPESCVACVFLYLTPPEICNLARLNRAFRGAASSDSVWEKKLPPNYQDLLYFMPSERYQHLSKKDIFALLSRPVLFDDGNKQEVWIDRVTGRVCMSISAQAMAITGIEDRRYWNWISTEESRFHVVAYLQQIWWFEVDGVAKFHFPPDVYTVSFRLHLGRFSKRLGWRVCNFENTHGWDIKPVRLELSTSDGQQASCECCLDETEQGDANGNHKRGCWIDYKVGEFIVTNSETATEVRFSVKQIDCTHSKGGLCVDSVFIIPSHLKERKRKGFLK, encoded by the exons ATGGGCGCGTCGCTATCTAACCTTACCGATAACGGTGCGACCCTGGGTCCGGGACTGGGGGACATACCGGAGAGTTGCGTGGCTTGCGTGTTTTTGTACTTGACTCCCCCGGAGATTTGTAATCTCGCCAGATTAAACCGCGCCTTTCGTGGTGCGGCGTCGTCGGACTCCGTTTGGGAAAAGAAGCTTCCGCCGAATTATCAAGATCTGCTCTATTTTATGCCCTCTGAACGCTATCAACATTTGTctaaaaaagacatttttgctCTCCTCTCTCGTCCCGTTCTCTTCGACGATGGAAATAAG cAGGAAGTGTGGATAGATAGAGTTACGGGAAGAGTTTGCATGTCAATATCAGCACAAGCGATGGCAATAACGGGAATTGAAGATCGTAGATACTGGAATTGGATTTCTACTGAAGAATCTAG ATTCCATGTTGTGGCCTACTTGCAACAAATATGGTGGTTTGAGGTAGATGGTGTAGCGAAGTTCCATTTTCCCCCTGATGTCTATACTGTGTCATTCAggcttcatctgggaagatttTCCAAAAGGTTGGGATGGCGAGTGTGTAATTTTGAGAACACCCATGGTTGGGATATAAAGCCTGTACGATTAGAGTTGTCTACTTCAGATGGTCAGCAAGCATCATGTGAATGTTGTTTAGATGAGACTGAACAAGGAGATGCAAATGGCAACCATAAGCGTGGATGCTGGATAGATTATAAGGTTGGTGAATTTATTGTTACCAACTCAGAAACAGCAACTGAAGTTAGGTTTTCAGTGAAACAGATTGATTGCACACACTCCAAAGGCGGGCTTTGTGTGGATTCTGTGTTTATCATCCCTAGTCATTTGAAAGAGCGGAAGAGGAAGGGGTTTTTAAAGTAG